CCTGTTATAGACCTATGGCCTTCACCACAGGGAGGAGCAGCGCGTGGAGATGGTGACCTTTGTCTGCCGAGTTCACGAATCCAGCCCTGCCCAGCTGGCTGGACTCACACCTGGTGAGGCTTAGGACACAGGGCTCTGGGAGAGGAATAGGACCTTGCTCTCAAGCAGAAGGGGTGACAGATCTCTCTTGAAATCAGTTCCCCTTGTTCTTCCTACTTTGGGGAGGCCAGAAAGGAGAGTGGATAGAATCTGGGCTTTGGATTCCATCAAATTTGCCACTtactctgtgaccttgagcagttctatctgtaaaatgggactaataacACATTCTCCCATCCCAGGggatgaaggagtccctgggcacaGAGCTCGTGCCTGGTAAATAGTAGCTGCAGCTAGTGCTGCTCTCCTGCCTCCTCTGGGGAATCCAGGATGGCAGGAGTTCAGCAAGGAGCAAAGTTCCATTAGATCTGGTTGACCTGGGGATCAGGGTCTATGCTGCTCCCAGTCTGCCCAATTCTGGGGCACCTGTGTTACTTGCTTTAACAAGGAAAGGATGCCTGCAAAATCTGGAATCCCCCGGTTCTAGGAAAGAGAAGTCTGAGATTTCACAAATCAAACTCCCCTACTCCAATTCCATCACCATTTTCTTCCCTAACCCCTCACCTTCTTGCCCACTTACTGGAAGTCCCTGGTAGCCAACTTTGCAGTAGTAGTTTTGGATCTATATCTTCTTTTTCACAGGAGAAATGAGCCCTTAGAGATGGTGGCATGCCCTGTCTAAGGTCAGGAGCCCCTGCAGTGGCACAGGGTATCAGAGGGGCCAGGGTTAGTTCTCCGTTTGATGCTACCCACCCTGCCTCTTCTCTGGCTTGAGAATAGGCTGTGGGCTGTACAGAAATAACCAACTCTGGGGTCAGCCATGGGGGGCTGGGAAGGCTCAGTCTGTGGGGACAGAGCTTCCTGAGGGTGGAGTGAGGATCTGGGCATATGAGAGCCCAGCCCCACTGAAGTCCCTGACCTCTGGACTGGGGGTGCTAGGACAAGCTGGCAGTCAGCTAGGCTGTGTGCAGTGGAAGATGGCTGCGGTTTTGTGAATGTGCTTTGAATTGGATGGTGAGAGATAGTAAAAGGGGTCTCCTCAGAACTGTGAAGAGCGGGGAGGGGGTTCTGGAGTATTCTGCAGGGTTATTACGCTTACCCTTTCTGGCTAAGGTAAGGGGCAGGAAGTCTACTGTTATGCCCCGTGGAGCAGATACTGACCCCCTCTCTGCCTGGCAGGGGACACTATCGCCAGTGTCAATGGCCTCAACGTGGAAGGCATCCGGCATCGAGAGATTGTTAACATCATTAAGGCATCGGGCAATGTTCTCAGGTATGTCCAGGCACCATGGTTCCTGGGGATTCCGGGGCTCAGCCTTTGGGTGTTTTGTCACCCTGCCTACTCACTTAGCCTCTGATGCCCAACCTCCTCAGGCTGGAAACTCTGTACGGGACATCAATTCGGAAGGCAGAGCTGGAGGCCCGTCTGCAGTACCTGAAGGTAAGGTAGCCCGGTCTTGGCCAGGCTCTGCTCCTCTCTTCCCACACCCCTGCCCTTACATACCcactcttttttgggggggataatTTATCTGTCTGAGCCTCCTTTTAACCTCGAGGTTTCTTTTTGTCTGTTTACTCCTTGATCCTTCAGTCTGTGTCCCATCCCCTGCCAGCTTCTTGCTAGCTCCTGACAGTGGGGTGGGGGTGTCTCTTGCAGCAAACCCTGTATGAGAAGTGGGGAGAATACAGATCACTAATGGTGCAGGAGCAGCGGCTGGTGCATGGTGAGTAGATGCGGGTGTGAAGGGCCACTTGCTCACCTACAGGTACCCCTATCCATGCTTCCGCCTAAGATCTATCTAGTGGGTTATTCTCCCACCAAAGGGAGAAGGTTTGTGAGCTACTATTTTGAGTAtggcgtccctgggtggcacaaaaagttGAATACTTGACTAATATCctgaaggttggctgttcgaacccagccagcagctcccagggagacaggcctgatgatgtgcttctgaaaggcaacagcctcaaaacctatggagcagctctcttTCGCACaggtggggttactatgagtcagatggCCATTAACAAGGGCACTTTAGGTACAATATTCTCCTGGGTTGTGCACACACACCTAGTTTATTCTCACAGCAACAACCCTCTGAAGATATTTATCTtatgatccccattttataggtgggaATACCAAGGCCCAAAAAAGTTGTGTCAGGTCCCTTCCCTGGCCCTGTGTAACGGTGGTCTTCATAGGAAATTTCAGTTTATAATTTCTGCCTTAGAGGCGGAAAGTGGGgctcaggggttaggacttgccTAGGGTCACCCAGATGGTCACTAGGAAGGAACTCCCACCCATACCCCCTGATCCTCTGCAAAGGACAAATCTGGCCACAGGCCTGAGCCCAACCTCTGTGTCCTCTCCCCTGGCAGGCATCGTGGTGAAGGACCCGAGCATCTACGACACGCTGGAGTCCGTGCGCTCCTGCCTCTACGGTGCGGGCCTACTCCCGGGCTCGCTGCCCTTCGGGCCACTGCTCGCTGCACCCAGGGGCTCCCGCGGGGGCGCGCGGCAGGCCCGGGGCGACGCCGACGACGCGGTCTACCACACCTTCTTTGGGGCCGCAGAGCCACCCGCACTGCCGCCCCCGCCACCCCCCGCCCGCGCCCCAGGCCCGGGCCCCATGGAGGCCCTGGCCTCAGGGTTGCCCCCCGCGCCAAGGGCCTTGCTGAGCCGCAGCGCCAGCGTGCGGTGCACGGGCGTCGGAGGGGGCGCGCCGGGCGCACTCTGGACTGAGGCCAGTGAGCAAGCCTTGTGCGGCACCGGCCTGCGCAAAACCAAGTACCGCAGCTTCCGCCGGCGGCTTCTCAAGTTCATCCCCGGACTCAACCGCTcgctggaggaggaggagagccAGCTGTAGGGATGGGGCGGGCAGGggaaggtatttatttatttattcgttCCAGCCAGTGCAAAAACGAGGGGGGTGAGGGGACCCCGGGAGCCCAGAGCAGCAGGAGAGGGTCCTTGCCAGCTCTGTAGGCCTGGTTGGTTCCTGACATGTCTCTTTTGCGTGGGGAGTCCAGacttcttccctcctcctccaaACCACAGCGCGAGCTGGCAGGGGAGAGCCTGGCAAGCTTGGGGTTGAGTGAGGTTCAGGGGCCTAAGATAGGGCAGTCTATCCTATGTGTGGGTCAGTAGTGCCTTGTGGGGTATCCAGGAAAATTCCCGTGGGGGACCTGTACCACAAAAGCCCTCTTCTCAGCTTTACTCGATCCCTCACCCTTAGCCTTGAAAGGGGGACATGGCCCATTGTGGGTCATTCTCCCACCTCTACACATACACAGTTCCAGTTAACCAGTGGGCCCCTGAGTGGGGAAAGGTGCTGgccccctccctcccagcctTGACCCTTAAGGGCTTGGCCACTGTCAAGGGCCTGTAACTAAGTCAGGTCAGGCTGGGCAGGGGTCCTGGGTTCTCTGCCCCTTGGGGGACAGCAATAGGCACATccaggtggggtgggggcagcaaGACTGTTCCACCATTTTCCTATTGTTGCTTCTGAACCACAGACTGTATAAAATTGACGGTTTTTTGCATCTGTATCAGTGTGGTGACTGCCTGAGGGGGAGGATTGGGCTCGGGCAAGCTCTGACTCCACCGCGCATCCCCCCactccaaacacacacactctATATTTTACATCTCATTTGCTTGGAGCCTGCAGCCAGGAAAATCGTCTGGGAGATTTCTACTTGTATGGGCCTGAACTAGAGGCCCCACACCCTCTTCAAAACTTGGGCCTCTTGTTTAACTAAACCTTGAGCCTCCCTCCCCAAATACCCACGACAGGTGGTGGCCAAAGCTTGTATAAAGTCCTTTACTATCCCTGTGGaactcctggttcttcttccttCCCCAGGCCTGGGGCTTCCCTTG
The DNA window shown above is from Elephas maximus indicus isolate mEleMax1 chromosome 4, mEleMax1 primary haplotype, whole genome shotgun sequence and carries:
- the TAMALIN gene encoding protein TAMALIN — protein: MTLRRLRKLQQKDDAAAAPDPAAPAPDSEVAPAAPAPTPASGPPAAAAAPGAPGDELYAALEDYHPAELYRALAVSGGTLPRRKGSGFHWKNLGQSPEQQRKVLTLEKEDNETFGFEIQTYGLHHREEQRVEMVTFVCRVHESSPAQLAGLTPGDTIASVNGLNVEGIRHREIVNIIKASGNVLRLETLYGTSIRKAELEARLQYLKQTLYEKWGEYRSLMVQEQRLVHGIVVKDPSIYDTLESVRSCLYGAGLLPGSLPFGPLLAAPRGSRGGARQARGDADDAVYHTFFGAAEPPALPPPPPPARAPGPGPMEALASGLPPAPRALLSRSASVRCTGVGGGAPGALWTEASEQALCGTGLRKTKYRSFRRRLLKFIPGLNRSLEEEESQL